From the genome of Nocardia mangyaensis:
GTACCCCGACATCGGGGAGATCGCCAACCACGCAAGTGACACCGCTCGCATCCTCTACGTCGACAACGACCTCCTCGCCGTCAACCACGCCCAGGCACTGCTGACCGAACCGAACAACGCCGTCGCCAAGGTCGACCTCACCGACGTCACCGCCGTCCTCGCCGAGATCACCGCGGTCATGGACACCCCCGAGCCTTTGGCGGTCTGCCTGTCCGGGACCGCTGAACTCCTCGCCGACGCCCCCGCCGTTATCGACGCCCTGACTCGCCAGCTCCGTCCCGGAACCTGGATCGTGTTCAGCCACATCACCGACGACATCGCCGGTAACGACATCAGCAGCGCCGTCGCAGCTCTGGACAACGCGGGCATCGCCTTTCACCCGCGCAACCGCGACGCGATCACTACGATGCTGGCCCCCTACAGGCTCGCCGATCCCGGATTGATCGCACCGCACCGGTGGCGGCCCACCGATACCGAGCACGACGCCCTGCGGCCTCGGCACCCCGACACCTGGGGCCTGGCCGCCTACGCCGCCATCGGCCAACTGCCCCACTAGCGCGCAAAGACACCAAACAATGGGTTGGGGCCGCTACGAGACGAGGACAGCACCGGGCAGCAGGCGTCCTATTCCTGCTCCGCGCCTGTATGACCGCAGAGACCGACGAGCTTCTCGCTGGTGGGCCGCCTCCGCGCAGGACCGCGCGGCTTCGCTATTGTGGCGGCACGTCCGACCGCGATGTTCCGCTTCGCTACGGCGCGAGCGCACTGCCAATCACACGGCGAACCTCTTGAATCGCCGGTGCTGTAGCGAGCGGATCGGTACCACCGCCTTGCGCAATGTCGGCCTTGCCACCGCCACCGCCCTTCAAGACCGTGGCCGCCGTCCGGACGAGATCTCCGGCTTTCAGCCCGAGCTGACGACCTTGTTCGTTCACGGCAGCCACAACGATCGGTTTGCCGTCGGCAAGTGCCGTTAGGACCACTGCGGCAGGCCTATCCTTCATGTGATCGCGAATCTCGAGCGCAAGACTTCGGAGGTCATCGCCGGTCGCTGGATCCTGCAGGTCCTCCGCGACAACGCTGACGCCGCCTATGGCCTCGCAATCATTCACGAACTGGAGCGCCTGCTGCCGACGGTGAACTGCCCGGAACCGCTCAATCTCCTTCTCCGCATCTCGGAGCTGACTAAGTAGCGTCGACACTCGATCAGCGATCTCGTTCGTGGGCACTCGAAGCAGGTCAGAGACCGAAACAGCGAGAGCCCGCTCGGCGGAAAGGAATTGGAGCGCATCCATGCCGACATGAGCTTCGATGCGACGAAGCCCCGATCCGACCGACGACTCACTGATCAGCGACAGCGGACCGACCTGCGATGAATGTGACACATGCGTTCCGCCGCAGAGTTCCCGAGACCACTGCCCACCGATTTCCACCACCCGGACCGCTTCGTCGTAGGTCTCGCCAAACAGCGCGAGAGCTCCCATCTCGCGAGCTTTGCGCAGAGGCATGTACTCGACCGCCACCGGCAGGTCTCGGCGAACCGCCAGGTTGGAGACCTCCTCGATCTGGCTGCGGGTTTCCTGTGACAGCGCTCCGGTCCAGGAGAAGTCCAGTCGAAGGAAGCCGGGCTTGTTATAGGAGCCGCTCTGTAGTGCGGTCGGGCCGAGGACCTGGCGAAGCGCAGCGTGAACGATGTGCGTCCCTGAATGGGCTTGGCGGGCACCGATGCGCCACTCAGGGTCAACCTTGGCGAGGACATTCTGCGCCTCGGTCACTTCGCCGCTTCTGACGCGTACTTGGTGGATCCACAGTTTGCGGGCGACCTTCTGAACGTCGAGGACCTCCAGGTCGGCGCCGCTGGCAATGATGAAGCCAGCGTCGCTGACTTGACCGCCAGATTCGGCGTAGAGCGGTGAGCGGTCGAGAACGATCTCGACAAGGTCCCCTTCGGTCGCGGCGGGAACGCGCTCGCCATCACGGATCAGGCCGCGGATGACCGCCTCGGATTCGAGAGCGGTGTAGCCGGTGAACTCGGTGGGGCCGAGGGCGAGCAGGTCGCGGTAGACACCGCTGTCGCCGTGACCGCCGGTCTTTCGTCTCACCGCGTCGGCCTTAGCTCGCGCGCGCTGTTCTTCCATCAGCTCCCGGAAGCCGGTCTCGTCGACCGACAAGCCCGCCTCGGACGCCATCTCCAAGGTTAGGTCGATCGGGAAGCCATAGGTGTCGTGGAGTTGAAATGCCTTGTCGCCCGGCAGGATAAGTTCATCGCTGGCGCGTACTTCGGACGCCGCCAGATCGAAGATGGTGGTCCCCGCCTTCAAAGTCTGGACGAACGCCGCTTCCTCGGCCACCGCGATCCGGTCGATTCGCTCGTGCTCGCTAACGAGTTCAGGGTAGGCAGTGCCCATGACCTGAATTGTTTTCGCGACGAGCTCGTGGACTACGGGGTCGTTGGATCCGAGCAGACGCATCATGCGCACCGCGCGCCGGAGAATGCGACGCAGCACGTAGCCACGGCCATCGTTCGACGGCGTGACGCCGTCGCCGATCAGCATCACGCTGGTCAGGATGTGATCAGCCACCACGCGCAGTGAGACGTCGTTCTTGACGCTGGCACCGTATTTGGCGCCGCTGAGTGTCGCAGCCAGGTCTAGGATTTGACGGGTCGTGTCGATGTCGAAGATCGTGGGGACGTCCTGGAGCAACGCGGCCATCCGCTCGAGCCCGAACCCGGTGTCTATGTTCTTCGAGGGCAGATCACCGAGGATCGGGTATCCCTCTTTGACTGGTCCTTCCCCCCGGATGCTCTGCATGAACACCAGGTTCCAGATTTCCAGGTAGCGTTCGTCGTTCGCGACGGGGCCGCCGTCGCGGCCGAACGCGGGACCGCGGTCGAAGCAGATCTCCGAGCACGGTCCGCATGGCCCAGGCACTCCCATCGACCAGAAGTTTTCCGACATTCCGAGGCGTTGGATTCGCTCGGCGGGCACGCCGATTTCGTCGCGCCAGATGCGTTCGGCCTCGTCGTCGTCGAGGTACACCGTCACCCACAGCTTGTCCTCGGGCAACCCGAGGCCGCCATCGACCGCCGATGTTGTCATGAACTCCCAGGCGAAGGGGATCGCTTTCTCCTTGAAATAGTCGCCGAAGGAGAAGTTGCCGAACATCTGGAAGAACGAGCCATGACGACTGGTCTTGCCGACTTCTTCGATGTCGACGGTTCGGACGCACTTCTGCAGACTGGTGGCCCGCGGATACGGCGGTGGCACGTCGCCGAGGAAGTACGGCTTGAACGGTGCCATGCCGGCGTTGATCAGCAGCAGGGTCGGGTCGTCAGCGATCAGTGGTGCAGAAGGCACCACGGTGTGACCGCGATTCTCGAAGAATCGAAGGGCACGGCTACTGATGTCGGCCGAATGCATAAACGCCTTCCTAGGGTGGATGTGAGGTAGCCGCGGCCTCTGCCGGCTGCGGCGGGACCTCGGATGTTGGGCAATGCTGTCAGCGGCAGGGCTGGTAGGTCCAATGGTTTTCATCCGCCCCGACCAGCAGTTTCTTGTCCGTCAGGGCTTCGACGAGGTTCTGCTACCTGTCAGCGAGCCCACCTCGACTATCGATCTGAGCAAGGACGACAGGCCCGACCTGGTCAGGTGCGGCGATCAGCACGTCGACACCTTCGCGTCGCAGAGCGGCTGCGCCCGCCATGCCCCAGCTGGCCCCAACCGTGATCACTCCGGCCGCCCTGCCCGCCATCACGTCAGTGGTTCGATCTCCGATGAAGAAGGTCCGCTCGGGCGGGACTCTTAGATGCGCACAGGCAGCCAGGATTCCGTCCGGGGCGGGCTTTGCTGGCGCGTCCTCGTGAGCGATGACGACGGCGACCAGGTCCATCACCTCGGGTGGAACCAGGTAGCGGAGTCGGCTGCGGGCCTGGGCGGTAACTATCCCCAAACCGATACCGGACTTCGCCAACGTCGCCATGCCCGATACGACCTCATCGAAGACCCGGACCTCTCCGATGGCGAGTGAAAGGGCTTCGTCGTAGTCGCAGTTGTAAACCCGGTGGGCGTCCGACACCCCGAGAACGCGGAGTGCGTCGACTGGCGACAGCAGAACGGTGGCGTCGAGCACGTCCGGGTCGATCGCCACTCCGGCTTCGCATGCCAGCGCACGAAGCGCCTCCCTGATGGCCGCTCGGGTATCGACGATCACGCCGTCCAGGTCGAACAACGCGCAGTACCGAGGCTGCTTGTCGTGTCGGCTCAACTCGCTGTCCTCTCCGAGTCGAGGGCGAACAGAGTTTCCGGTGTCAGCAGCGCGTGCAGCTCTATTCCGCACTGCGCCAACCGCTCTCGTCCTCCCATGTCCCGATCCAGCACACACAACGCCGCGACAACTGTGGCCCCGGCATCCCGCAGCCGATCGCTAGCTCGAAGGACCTGATTGCCACTTCGGACGACGTCGTCGACCAACACGACTCGCGCGCCCTCGACTGAGCGACCCTCGATCTGCCGACGTGTTCCATAGGCTTTCGGCGCGTGGCGGAAGAAGTTGGTGCGAACACCGGAGATCGCCGATACCACGACGGCGAACGGTACACCGCCAAGAGCCATGGCAACCACGCTGTCAATCTCGCGTGGAAGCTTTCGCGCGAGCGCATGCGCGACGTCACGCAGCAGGACAGGATCTGCCGCGAGCCGGAATTCGTCGAAATATTCGTCGAGTGTGCCGCCGCTACGCAAGGTGAACTCGCCCTGCTGGATAGCAGCTGATCGTACGCGGTCAGCCAATCCAGACGGAAGCATCAGTCGCCTTCCATCTGGCGGGTCATCGTGACCGGAGTGTTGGTGTCAAGATCGCTCGTCAGGTCTGACAGCGCTTGGCGGAGCTCGGTGGAGTCGGACACTTCGCTGAGGAAGCCGAGGGAACGCGTCGGCGACTCGAATAGCCATCGCTCTGATCTCAGGAATGCGGCCAGCCGCATCGCGGTCTGACCGACCAACCAGACCGGCACCGGACGCACATTGCCCGAGTACCAGAAGGCTGCGGTGATTTCGTGCAGTGTGCCGACACCGCCGCCCATCGCGACCACGACATCGGCGTCGTCGAGGAATTGATGGAGTCGATCCCCCATCTTCTGAACACGGATCACCCGTGAGACATAGGGGTTGAACTCCCCCCAGTCGACGTCGGCCAGCGTGACGGCGACTACCTCACCGCCCGCGGCTGACGCCCCGCCCGCGGCGGCCTCCATCAAGCCGTTGTAGCCGCCATGCTGTAGGACGAACCCTGCTGCTGCCAGCTCGCGCCCGACGTCGTTCGCGAGAGTTTCCTCCTCCTCGGAAGCGGGAACGACGCCACCGAAGAAGCTCGCCGTTCGCGGCCTTTCGAATCGATGACTCATGGCAGCTCCAGGTAGTGACGGTAGGCATCAATCGCGTCTCTGATCGTGTCGATCGCATCAGGCGCTGCCAGTTCCGCGACTGCGAACACCCGGTTCAGCCCGTCCGTCAACGAAGCGAGGGTCGGGATGCCAGGTGCGGAGATCAACGCCGTCAGGTGGGCGAGGCACTCCCGCCCAATAGGGGTCGCTCCAACCTCCGCCTCGAGCTGATACCAACCGTAGTACGTCGACCGAGGCGCCAGAGCCGCCTTGATCAGATTCTTTGCCGCTGTGTTGAACAGGAATACCTCGGAGTAGGCGATAAGCCGCTGCCCACGCGAAATTCGTTTGCGGATCAAGTAGCCGACGACCATGGCTTCGACCAAGAGGTCTGTGCATGTCCGTGGTCGACTCACCTCGCCGGAGACGAAGCGCGCGGTGGTTGAATCCGGTTCGAACTCCGCTGACCGATCGCGGGTGAAGATCGTCTGGCAGTCCGCTTGCTCGCGCACCTGCCCGATGTGGCTCGCCGGAACGAGGTACAGGTCCAATTGCTGCAGCTGACCGGCCCATCCTATGAGGTAGACGAAGCCGAGCCCACCCATGTCGCCGACGATGGAGTCCCGCCAGCCCGGCAGAATGCTGCCGAGTTCGGTTGTGGCCAGAGCGTCGAGCACCGACACGTACTCTTCGAATTGCGAATCACGAACTCCGACAACGAAGTCGATATCAGACAGCCGATCCGCTGTACCGCGTGCGAGTGAACCTCGCACCAGCAATGTGGTTACGGCATCACTGCTGGCTAGTCTCTCCGCGGCATGCTCGAGCAGCGCGAACTGCTCTGGACGATTCGCCTCGGCCAGTTCAGTAAGCACGGATAGCGTCACGCCGCCCCCTTCGATCCGTCGGTGCCGAGCCGCTCCATCTTGTTCGCCCGCCACACACGAGCGGCGATGTCGTCGCCGAGTTCATCGTGTAGCGATGCGATCAGGTCATAGATTCGTCCCTCGGGCAGCGCCCGCTGGTAGAACAACCGCAGGAGGTAGTTCTCCGCCGACTGCCGGTAGCCCAGACGTGCCAGCGTCAACGCCTTCTGCAGGTGCCCCCGCATCTCATCGTCGGTCCCTACGGGCAGCTGGATGACGTCGGCATCGTCGAGCCATGCGGATTCGGTGAGCTCGGACAAACGGTCATCGACGTAGCAGTCGATGAGGAGGTGATAGCGATCTGGGCCGAGCAGGTTGCATGCCCCATGCACATGCGTGGGGGCCAACTGCCAGATCCGTCCGGGCCGAAGACAAACACGCACGCCACCCGTCACGAGCGTCGCGGAGCTGTTGCTCATCAGGGGAACATGGAGCCGACGCCGCTCGACCTTGTTGAACTCTGCGTAGTCGCGGTGTTCCCACAGGAACGAGTTCGGACTGAGCCGAGCGAGCCGCACCCACATATACCGCAGCCCCAGTGACGTCAGGAACTTTTGCGTCGATGGCATCTGGCGCAACAAGGAGGTCTCGACCGGGGCGCAGTCCGCGATCCGCACGTCGGTGGGTGACCCGGATTCGTTCATCAAGGACAGCGTCGACCATCCGCCCGACTGGTACTGCGAGTACTCAGTGACCCAGTGCCGCGCGGCCGGAACGGTCAAGGCCTCATGTCGCATTCTGCCCAGGGTTGCCGCGTCGATCGCTTGGACACACGCGAGCTGTTCGAGCAACACGCGGCTTCCTGCGTCTGCTGTTGACAGGATGTCGATCCACCTCCTCGTTCGGCCCCGAGGAGTCCCGGGGCAGGTCAAGCATCGAAGGCCGATTTCTGCTGTACCGCAATCGCTTTGCGTTGTCTTCAGGCCACTCGGAGGGCTGCGCGGTCTTCGATCGTCACGCTTGAGTCTCCGCTCGGATGGTCGACCCCACCATCCCGGTCGTGTGCCGTGTTTGTGGACCCGTCACCTCCAGAGGACATTTTCTGGACACCTTCGACCCTGCTTCTGCCGACTACTCGGTGTTGAGAACATCTTTGGTGGACATAAGGTGGACAGATGCCCGTACCGCCCTCGGCCGACCAGGTGAAGGACAGCCTCAAACGGCTGCGTCGAGGGCATGGATTGGCGCGGCCTACGACCTTGCTCACCACGATCGACGAATCAGTGCAGGCGTATCTAGCCCGCGGCTATGAGTTCGAGCCCCGGTCCGCAGGGCACGTCGAATGTCTCACGAGGGTTCTACGTCGGACGATCGAGCAGCTTTCCGACAGTGAGCGCGTCTATGTCGAGGTCGACTTCAATCTTCGGCCTGAACATAGGTTCTCGACCCTGACAGACCGGCAAGAATCGTTGGCTCAGCAGTTGAAGTGCGCGGTGAAGACTGTGCGCCGTCGCTCCGATCACGCGTTGGAGACCTTGACCTACCTACTGTTGACGGGCTCGTCCGCGCTGACCGATCTGCCACAGCGCCCCGCGCCCGCGGTCAGGGCAGCGAGCGAACCGAACGCAGAAGAGTCGATGGATCGCTTCTGGGGCCTGAATCGCGGTGGCGGAGTGGATATCGTGTGCTCGGAGATTCCGCCCGACGAGCGGCCCGAATACGCTTCGCCCCACGATCGTAACTACCTGCGGTACGCGAAATTCGCTGATCTCGACACATTGATTTTCGTCCGAACGCGTCTCGCGCAGCTGGCACCCGACGTGGTCGTACGCGACTTCGCTCCATCGGAATACTTCGGCACCCACGCGGACGTGCTGGTCGTCATCGGCGGGCCTCCGTGGAATGCCAAGTACCGAGAGTTTCTGCCCCAGCTGCCTTTCCACTTCGACTCGCGCCCGCTCGGCGAAGACGATCCACTGATAGTTCCCGATCTCGACAACCTCACCCTGGCACCACGATGGACTCCTGGCGGTGAGTTGATCGAAGACCTCGCGGTCCTCACCCGAATCACCGTGCAGGGCACAACGGTGTTCCTGCTTGGCGGCTGCCTGACTCTGGGCGTTCTCGGTGCCGCACGTTGCCTCCTCGATGCCGGCCGAGGTTCGACAAACGCGGGCTACATCACCGAGCGCGCTGGCGACGACGACTTCGTCGTGGTCACCGAGACGAGGCGCGTCGGCGGTCTGACTGACGTGGCGGACCTCGCCGTTGTGGAGCCACTTCTACTGATGGCACGTCCGTACGGCGATCATTGGAAGGTCGTTGTCGACAACACCGAACGTTTTACCCGCCAACGGAAGCATTCGCCAAGGCCTACATCATGATCGACTCGGACCTCGTTTCCACCTACGTCGTCAACCTGCCTCGCCGAGCCGATCGGCGGGCGTGGATCGAGCGCAGGTTGCCGGTCGGTGCACCGGCCGTCTTCACGTCAGATCTCGGCGTTCCGATCGACGGGCGCGAGCTTGCACGGGCTGACATCGCCGATCTCGACATCACACTGTTCGATTGGCAGATCGAATCCGAGAATCCCTGGTGGAGTCGCCCTCTCAAGTTCGGTGAAATCGGTTGCACCCTCGCCCATCTCGCATGCTGGCGGCATGCGATAGAGAACAGCATCAGCCCGTACGTGCTTGTCCTGGAAGACGACGCGATCCTCGTTCCAGACGTGAGCAGTCGGCTTCGGGAAGGCTTGAGCCGACTGAGCGCGGTCGGCGAAGTGTTCGACTTGCTCTACCTCGGCCGATATCTCCTCGATCCGGACACTCCGACACCGGTCCGGGGGATCGTCCGGCCCGGGTACAGCCACTGCAGCTTCGCATACCTGTTCAGTCGCGAAGGCGTGCGCGCCGCATTGTCAACCGGCCTCGAGCGGGCGATCATTCCGATCGACGAGTTCCTACCTGCCCTCTACATGCCGCACCCACGCGCCGACCTGCGTCGGCGCTTCCCTCCCCGGCTAGCCGCGTTGGCGTTCGATCCGCCCCTGGCCACCCAACGGGCGAAGGCCGACGCTGGCAGCGACACCGAGGAATCCGCGTTCGTTGTGTCATGATCGGGATCATGGCGGGCTACGGCTTGGTCCAGTGCTGGATCAGGGCCGCTAGCCGCTTTCCCTGCCAGCGATCGATAGGCGTATGGGTATTGATGCCGGTCACGACATGCTCGGCTGGTACATCGCGGGTGACGACAGCTCCCGCCGCGACGTAGCTACGAGGACCGATGCGCACGCCGCCGACCACACGAGCGCCGAATCCGACTACCGAATCGGACTCGACTACCGGTGGTGCCTCGTCGACGCCCCACCATCCGAGGTCGGGGCGGGTGTACTCGTGCACCAAGTCGCCCATGACCGTCGACCGATCTCCGATAACTGTTGCGTCGCAGACGAATCCGGCTACACAGGAGTCGACTCCAATCCGAACCCGGTCGCAAATGTATGCGCCGTGCACAAGGCGTGTTCGTACGCCGATCTCACACCCGTACCCGATGCGGGCACGGTCCTCGACAACGCATCCATCCCCGAGTGTGGTCCCTTCGTGGATCAGTACCTGGTTAAACAGGATCGTGCGATCGCCGAGCACGACATCGTCGCCTGTCGATGGCCGTCCGACTTGGGCTTCTCGTAAGCGGGCTTCCTTTGGGTAGCCCAGGACGCAGTGTTCGCCAACGATCACCGCGTCTCCGAAATGGACCTGCCCATACATATCTGTTGGATTCACGCGATGCAGTCAGATTCGGCGACTAGCCAGGCGACAGTCGTACGGATCGCTTCGTCTTCGCGCTCGCGCGAATCGAATCCGTGGTCGGAACCGACGACTGTATGCAGCTCGGTGCCGGGGCGCGATCTCGCGGCATCAGCGGCGATCTCGTACGACACCGCTGAGTCCTGGTCTCCGTGCACGATCAACGATCGCACTTCGCTGCCCGCGAAGCGATCGAGTGGTCGGTAGCTGGCGAACTCGCAGAAGAGCACACGACCGAGCTCGAACGTTCCGTCGACGACGAGGTAGCCGCTAGCCTCCAACACCTTCTGCTGCTCTGGACCGAAGTTCTCTCTGCCCCAATCTAATTCCGGCGCCAGGAAGGTGTGATTGAGGTCGAGCACCGGATTCCACAACACCAGCCGATGAAGGCGGTCAGCCAGCCACGGAAGGGACAGAGCAGTGGCTACGGCTCCGAAGCTGGCCGCGACGATGGACAGTGGGCCCGGAAACCGCGCGCGGATCTCCTCCACGGCGGCCTGCAGGTCCAGGCACTCGCCAGACACAGTGACTCCGCGCGGTGTGCCAGCGCTGTTGCCATGACCACGGAAGGAGAACCGCAGTACGTCGAACCCGGCGGCGACCAGCTGATCGGCTAGCCGGACGAACATGCCGCCGCCCTCGTCTAGATCGACTGTGATTCCGTGCACGAGTAGTACGGATCCTCTGGGACTGCCCGCGTTTGAGGAATGCGCGGCGGCCTCGAGCTCGACATCGTCAACTGACTTCAGGGTGAAACGATCCACCAGACGCTCCGTTCATCCAATGCCAGGCGTCGACCACAACGCGTCCATCGTCTCGTGGGTTACTGACCGACACAACTCGTCGTGTCGCGCGAACGCCATGTTCACGATCGTCCGTCGGCCGCGCTCGATCGGATGCACTCGATGCAAAGTCGTGTCCGTCCTCATGAGGTACACATCTCCAACGCTGAGGTTGAGCCGATGCACATGGCTGTCCCGAAGGATCTGCTCGATACCCGGCCGCTGCTTGTCCCAGGCCGTGCCCGGGATGCTCTCGACGAAACCACCATCAGCTGGATCGGGACACTCAGCGACCCAGACCAACGCGTAACCGTAGTCATCCCAATGCCACCCGTGCGTGTCGCCGGGTTGTTCCAGTCGAGTGATCACGAACCGCTCGGGCTGATACGGACAGGGAAAGACGGGTTCCCCCACAACCGATGACACTGCATCAAGCAGTGCTGCCGATTCGTACATCCTCGGAATCACAACGCCCCGTTCGATGATCTGCCCCTGCGTGACGTTGCACATCCGACGCGGGCTGAACCCGGTTTCCGCGAACTCCAGGTCCCGTCGAACTCCCAGTGCACCGGCCAACCGAACTGCCTCGGATGCAACAGCATCCCGCAACGGCGCACCAAACAATTCGGACACCACCACGCAGCCCTGCCGATCTACCTCACGCCGCGCCAGTCCAGCTTGATACGGGGACATCGGCTGCACGAGATCCATGGTTAGATCGTCAGCTGCGACTCCGCTACGCGATGTCACGTCCAATGATCAGCTCCTGCCTCACCACTACCCCGGGGCACGAGGCCGTCATGCCTCGTACCGACGCATCAGCGATGAACTCTAACGCGCAACTCGTTACGGCACACCGCGTATGCACTCGTGCCAAACCTGGCTCGACCGGCCCTGCTGCGAGAGTTCCGAGAAGCAACGCATGGGCCCGAACGAGCCAACTGTTCCGAATCGTGCTGTACACCATGTGTTTCTGACCTGACCCCAGAACCCCCCGGGGCATCGTCTATTTCCGGTTCATCACGTCGAGGATGACAACCA
Proteins encoded in this window:
- a CDS encoding HAD family hydrolase, which translates into the protein MFDLDGVIVDTRAAIREALRALACEAGVAIDPDVLDATVLLSPVDALRVLGVSDAHRVYNCDYDEALSLAIGEVRVFDEVVSGMATLAKSGIGLGIVTAQARSRLRYLVPPEVMDLVAVVIAHEDAPAKPAPDGILAACAHLRVPPERTFFIGDRTTDVMAGRAAGVITVGASWGMAGAAALRREGVDVLIAAPDQVGPVVLAQIDSRGGLADR
- a CDS encoding SAM-dependent methyltransferase, with translation MTAPNPTVLDPSRPNTARVCNALLGGKDHYEIDHVIAKPLLDSQLAIAMAEARRFARRAVEYLSHNLQVTQVVELGCGIPLYPDIGEIANHASDTARILYVDNDLLAVNHAQALLTEPNNAVAKVDLTDVTAVLAEITAVMDTPEPLAVCLSGTAELLADAPAVIDALTRQLRPGTWIVFSHITDDIAGNDISSAVAALDNAGIAFHPRNRDAITTMLAPYRLADPGLIAPHRWRPTDTEHDALRPRHPDTWGLAAYAAIGQLPH
- a CDS encoding DapH/DapD/GlmU-related protein; this translates as MYGQVHFGDAVIVGEHCVLGYPKEARLREAQVGRPSTGDDVVLGDRTILFNQVLIHEGTTLGDGCVVEDRARIGYGCEIGVRTRLVHGAYICDRVRIGVDSCVAGFVCDATVIGDRSTVMGDLVHEYTRPDLGWWGVDEAPPVVESDSVVGFGARVVGGVRIGPRSYVAAGAVVTRDVPAEHVVTGINTHTPIDRWQGKRLAALIQHWTKP
- a CDS encoding nucleotidyltransferase domain-containing protein, whose protein sequence is MTLSVLTELAEANRPEQFALLEHAAERLASSDAVTTLLVRGSLARGTADRLSDIDFVVGVRDSQFEEYVSVLDALATTELGSILPGWRDSIVGDMGGLGFVYLIGWAGQLQQLDLYLVPASHIGQVREQADCQTIFTRDRSAEFEPDSTTARFVSGEVSRPRTCTDLLVEAMVVGYLIRKRISRGQRLIAYSEVFLFNTAAKNLIKAALAPRSTYYGWYQLEAEVGATPIGRECLAHLTALISAPGIPTLASLTDGLNRVFAVAELAAPDAIDTIRDAIDAYRHYLELP
- a CDS encoding LOG family protein, whose translation is MSHRFERPRTASFFGGVVPASEEEETLANDVGRELAAAGFVLQHGGYNGLMEAAAGGASAAGGEVVAVTLADVDWGEFNPYVSRVIRVQKMGDRLHQFLDDADVVVAMGGGVGTLHEITAAFWYSGNVRPVPVWLVGQTAMRLAAFLRSERWLFESPTRSLGFLSEVSDSTELRQALSDLTSDLDTNTPVTMTRQMEGD
- the alaS gene encoding alanine--tRNA ligase, which encodes MHSADISSRALRFFENRGHTVVPSAPLIADDPTLLLINAGMAPFKPYFLGDVPPPYPRATSLQKCVRTVDIEEVGKTSRHGSFFQMFGNFSFGDYFKEKAIPFAWEFMTTSAVDGGLGLPEDKLWVTVYLDDDEAERIWRDEIGVPAERIQRLGMSENFWSMGVPGPCGPCSEICFDRGPAFGRDGGPVANDERYLEIWNLVFMQSIRGEGPVKEGYPILGDLPSKNIDTGFGLERMAALLQDVPTIFDIDTTRQILDLAATLSGAKYGASVKNDVSLRVVADHILTSVMLIGDGVTPSNDGRGYVLRRILRRAVRMMRLLGSNDPVVHELVAKTIQVMGTAYPELVSEHERIDRIAVAEEAAFVQTLKAGTTIFDLAASEVRASDELILPGDKAFQLHDTYGFPIDLTLEMASEAGLSVDETGFRELMEEQRARAKADAVRRKTGGHGDSGVYRDLLALGPTEFTGYTALESEAVIRGLIRDGERVPAATEGDLVEIVLDRSPLYAESGGQVSDAGFIIASGADLEVLDVQKVARKLWIHQVRVRSGEVTEAQNVLAKVDPEWRIGARQAHSGTHIVHAALRQVLGPTALQSGSYNKPGFLRLDFSWTGALSQETRSQIEEVSNLAVRRDLPVAVEYMPLRKAREMGALALFGETYDEAVRVVEIGGQWSRELCGGTHVSHSSQVGPLSLISESSVGSGLRRIEAHVGMDALQFLSAERALAVSVSDLLRVPTNEIADRVSTLLSQLRDAEKEIERFRAVHRRQQALQFVNDCEAIGGVSVVAEDLQDPATGDDLRSLALEIRDHMKDRPAAVVLTALADGKPIVVAAVNEQGRQLGLKAGDLVRTAATVLKGGGGGKADIAQGGGTDPLATAPAIQEVRRVIGSALAP
- a CDS encoding alpha/beta hydrolase gives rise to the protein MDRFTLKSVDDVELEAAAHSSNAGSPRGSVLLVHGITVDLDEGGGMFVRLADQLVAAGFDVLRFSFRGHGNSAGTPRGVTVSGECLDLQAAVEEIRARFPGPLSIVAASFGAVATALSLPWLADRLHRLVLWNPVLDLNHTFLAPELDWGRENFGPEQQKVLEASGYLVVDGTFELGRVLFCEFASYRPLDRFAGSEVRSLIVHGDQDSAVSYEIAADAARSRPGTELHTVVGSDHGFDSREREDEAIRTTVAWLVAESDCIA
- a CDS encoding glycosyltransferase family 25 protein, whose translation is MIDSDLVSTYVVNLPRRADRRAWIERRLPVGAPAVFTSDLGVPIDGRELARADIADLDITLFDWQIESENPWWSRPLKFGEIGCTLAHLACWRHAIENSISPYVLVLEDDAILVPDVSSRLREGLSRLSAVGEVFDLLYLGRYLLDPDTPTPVRGIVRPGYSHCSFAYLFSREGVRAALSTGLERAIIPIDEFLPALYMPHPRADLRRRFPPRLAALAFDPPLATQRAKADAGSDTEESAFVVS
- a CDS encoding aspartyl/asparaginyl beta-hydroxylase domain-containing protein, whose product is MLLEQLACVQAIDAATLGRMRHEALTVPAARHWVTEYSQYQSGGWSTLSLMNESGSPTDVRIADCAPVETSLLRQMPSTQKFLTSLGLRYMWVRLARLSPNSFLWEHRDYAEFNKVERRRLHVPLMSNSSATLVTGGVRVCLRPGRIWQLAPTHVHGACNLLGPDRYHLLIDCYVDDRLSELTESAWLDDADVIQLPVGTDDEMRGHLQKALTLARLGYRQSAENYLLRLFYQRALPEGRIYDLIASLHDELGDDIAARVWRANKMERLGTDGSKGAA
- the pyrE gene encoding orotate phosphoribosyltransferase, coding for MLPSGLADRVRSAAIQQGEFTLRSGGTLDEYFDEFRLAADPVLLRDVAHALARKLPREIDSVVAMALGGVPFAVVVSAISGVRTNFFRHAPKAYGTRRQIEGRSVEGARVVLVDDVVRSGNQVLRASDRLRDAGATVVAALCVLDRDMGGRERLAQCGIELHALLTPETLFALDSERTAS